From the Salmo trutta chromosome 30, fSalTru1.1, whole genome shotgun sequence genome, one window contains:
- the cbx5 gene encoding chromobox protein homolog 5 has protein sequence MGKKTRENDDDASGSSSEEEEFIVEKVLDRRTVKGRVEFFLKWKGYSEKHNTWEPEKNLGCPELIAEFMKTYKKPSGGATPSSGGAKSSAGSSGRSKEGSSKRRNSDDDEEGSSNKPKRKKEDDVLIARGFERGLEPEKIIGATDSCGDLMFLMKWKDSDEADLVLAKEANHKCPQIVIAFYEERLTWHEDGDKKEKGAVSM, from the exons ATGGGAAAGAAGACTCGTGAAAATGATGATGATGCCTCGGGCTCATCTTCAGAAGAGGAAGAATTTATTGTGGAGAAGGTTCTGGACAGAAGGACGGTGAAGGGCCGAGTTGAATTCTTCCTTAAGTGGAAAGGCTATTCAGA AAAGCACAACACATGGGAGCCAGAGAAGAATCTCGGCTGCCCCGAGCTCATTGCTGAGTTTATGAAGACTTACAAGAAGCCTAGCGGCGGTGCCACCCCCAGCAGCGGAGGAGCCAAGTCCAGTGCAGGGTCATCAGGCCGTAGCAAGGAAGGCAGCAGCAAGAGAAGAAActctgatgatgatgaggaggggaGCAGCAACAAGCCCAAACGGAAAAAAGAG GATGACGTCCTGATTGCGAGAGGCTTTGAGAGAGGTCTGGAACCAGAGAAGATTATTGGAGCCACAGACTCCTGTGGAGACCTCATGTTCCTCATGAAGTG GAAGGACTCTGATGAGGCAGATCTGGTGCTGGCCAAGGAGGCCAATCACAAGTGCCCGCAGATCGTCATAGCTTTCTACGAAGAGCGCCTCACCTGGCATGAAGACGGGGATAAGAAGGAGAAGGGCGCTGTGAGCATGTAA
- the LOC115167882 gene encoding heterogeneous nuclear ribonucleoprotein A1 isoform X2 codes for MSKEAPREPEQLRKLFIGGLSFETTDESLREHFEQWGSLTDCVVMRDPANKRSRGFGFVTYSGVNEVDAAMEARPHKVDGRLVEPKRAVSREDSSRPGAHVTVKKIFVGGIKEDTEDSHLRDYFEQFGKIEVIDIMTDRTSGKKRGFAFVTFDDHDAVDRIVIQKYHTLNGHNCEVRKALSRQEMQTTGVGMRGGRGGGGNYGRGGGYGGNDFGRDGGHFDGRGDADSSVSGGRGGGYGGGDGGYNNGYGGGDGGYGGGPGGYGGGNRGYGGGQGYGGGQGGGYGGGNGYNDYNNGNGGNFGGGNFGGGGGGNNYNDFGNYNNQASNYGPMKGNNFGGSGGGSGGGGGSSGGSGGGRSSGPYGGGYGGNSGGGGGGGGGYGGGSGGRRF; via the exons ATGTCGAAGGAG GCCCCACGTGAACCCGAGCAGCTCCGCAAACTGTTCATCGGAGGTCTGAGCTTCGAAACCACGGATGAGAGTTTGCGAGAACACTTCGAACAATGGGGGTCTCTTACAGATTGTGTG GTCATGCGAGATCCAGCCAACAAACGCTCTAGAGGTTTTGGGTTTGTCACCTACTCTGGTGTGAACGAGGTCGATGCTGCCATGGAAGCACGCCCCCATAAGGTTGATGGTAGGTTGGTAGAGCCCAAGAGGGCTGTTTCCAGAGAGGACTCTAGCCGTCCAGGCGCTCATGTCACCGTGAAAAAGATATTTGTTGGCGGTATCAAGGAAGACACTGAAGACTCCCACCTACGAGACTACTTTGAGCAATTTGGCAAGATTGAAGTAATAGACATTATGACCGACCGCACCAGTGGCAAGAAGAGGGGCTTTGCCTTTGTCACGTTTGATGACCATGATGCAGTGGACAGGATTGTCA TCCAGAAATACCACACGCTGAACGGTCACAATTGTGAAGTGAGGAAAGCTTTGTCCAGACAGGAGATGCAGACAACAGGAGTGGGTATGAGGGGTG GCCGTGGCGGTGGCGGCAACTATGGCAGAGGTGGAGGATATGGAGGTAATGATTTTGGCCGGGATGGTGGACACTTCGATGGCCGTG GTGACGCTGACTCGTCTGTTTCAGGAGGCAGAGGGGGTGGATACGGAGGAGGAGATGGCGGTTACAACAACGGTTATGGGGGAGGCGACG GTGGTTATGGTGGAGGCCCTGGTGGTTATGGCGGCGGTAACCGTGGCTACGGCGGAGGACAGGGTTATGGTGGAGGACAGGGTGGCGGCTACGGTGGTGGAAATGGCTATAACGACTACAACAATGGCAATGGTGGAAACTTTGGCGGCG GAAACTTTGGCGGTGGCGGCGGCGGAAACAACTACAATGACTTTGGCAACTACAACAACCAGGCTTCCAACTACGGCCCAATGAAGGGTAACAACTTTGGAGGCAGCGGTGGAGgtagcggtggtggtggtggcagcagtggTGGAAGTGGCGGTGGCAGGAGTAGCGGCCCATATGGAG GTGGATATGGAGGTAACtcaggaggtggtggtggtggcggcggTGGATATGGCGGGGGCTCTGGTGGACGCCGATTCTAA
- the LOC115167882 gene encoding heterogeneous nuclear ribonucleoprotein A1 isoform X1, with product MSKEAPREPEQLRKLFIGGLSFETTDESLREHFEQWGSLTDCVVMRDPANKRSRGFGFVTYSGVNEVDAAMEARPHKVDGRLVEPKRAVSREDSSRPGAHVTVKKIFVGGIKEDTEDSHLRDYFEQFGKIEVIDIMTDRTSGKKRGFAFVTFDDHDAVDRIVIQKYHTLNGHNCEVRKALSRQEMQTTGVGMRGGRGGGGNYGRGGGYGGNDFGRDGGHFDGRGDADSSVSGGRGGGYGGGDGGYNNGYGGGDGGYGGGPGGYGGGNRGYGGGQGYGGGQGGGYGGGNGYNDYNNGNGGNFGGGKSMASAQEAAPVGGNFGGGGGGNNYNDFGNYNNQASNYGPMKGNNFGGSGGGSGGGGGSSGGSGGGRSSGPYGGGYGGNSGGGGGGGGGYGGGSGGRRF from the exons ATGTCGAAGGAG GCCCCACGTGAACCCGAGCAGCTCCGCAAACTGTTCATCGGAGGTCTGAGCTTCGAAACCACGGATGAGAGTTTGCGAGAACACTTCGAACAATGGGGGTCTCTTACAGATTGTGTG GTCATGCGAGATCCAGCCAACAAACGCTCTAGAGGTTTTGGGTTTGTCACCTACTCTGGTGTGAACGAGGTCGATGCTGCCATGGAAGCACGCCCCCATAAGGTTGATGGTAGGTTGGTAGAGCCCAAGAGGGCTGTTTCCAGAGAGGACTCTAGCCGTCCAGGCGCTCATGTCACCGTGAAAAAGATATTTGTTGGCGGTATCAAGGAAGACACTGAAGACTCCCACCTACGAGACTACTTTGAGCAATTTGGCAAGATTGAAGTAATAGACATTATGACCGACCGCACCAGTGGCAAGAAGAGGGGCTTTGCCTTTGTCACGTTTGATGACCATGATGCAGTGGACAGGATTGTCA TCCAGAAATACCACACGCTGAACGGTCACAATTGTGAAGTGAGGAAAGCTTTGTCCAGACAGGAGATGCAGACAACAGGAGTGGGTATGAGGGGTG GCCGTGGCGGTGGCGGCAACTATGGCAGAGGTGGAGGATATGGAGGTAATGATTTTGGCCGGGATGGTGGACACTTCGATGGCCGTG GTGACGCTGACTCGTCTGTTTCAGGAGGCAGAGGGGGTGGATACGGAGGAGGAGATGGCGGTTACAACAACGGTTATGGGGGAGGCGACG GTGGTTATGGTGGAGGCCCTGGTGGTTATGGCGGCGGTAACCGTGGCTACGGCGGAGGACAGGGTTATGGTGGAGGACAGGGTGGCGGCTACGGTGGTGGAAATGGCTATAACGACTACAACAATGGCAATGGTGGAAACTTTGGCGGCGGTAAGTCCATGGCTTCCGCACAAGAAGCAGCCCCAGTTGGTG GAAACTTTGGCGGTGGCGGCGGCGGAAACAACTACAATGACTTTGGCAACTACAACAACCAGGCTTCCAACTACGGCCCAATGAAGGGTAACAACTTTGGAGGCAGCGGTGGAGgtagcggtggtggtggtggcagcagtggTGGAAGTGGCGGTGGCAGGAGTAGCGGCCCATATGGAG GTGGATATGGAGGTAACtcaggaggtggtggtggtggcggcggTGGATATGGCGGGGGCTCTGGTGGACGCCGATTCTAA
- the nfe2 gene encoding transcription factor NF-E2 45 kDa subunit: protein MCAAASYVLPLRRHSEGLANPGRLCGGVSMPTHAPGARSHGASHPHDEEMDLAWQELMAITELQEFEVPHDSPYENIQYHPMELPISLGGYGMAQSHSHTEPLPSGGETNPDAAYEGSYSKVMPACQHQATREAAAEALYGHSGNHSGAQLNPRVLNPLQPSLMGLLEHMSLPSVGGEGLVGNDNAGPSHGPGRYVLGTSHGQSKHTPCTMDDLESDSGLSLGSSPPLASPEDAMTCVPAYSSTEVGLNYSHGEMENMGEQGRRASLFYSVDYQQHPNHYSGMHSSYFPVTQPSQMQPQPHFLPPMSMKHQQGSPSALNDRHLNSSATRESSPQAFYVKPRGNPLPVSLSRDERRALALKIPFPLEKIINLPVDDFNELLTQYTLTDSQLALVRDIRRRGKNKVAAQNCRKRKLENIVYLEGELGQLQAQREHLARERLEFQRNLTIVKHRLTDLYAEVFSQLRDEDGHPYSIDDYSLQQTPDGNVYLVPRSEVLEGE, encoded by the exons ATGTGTGCAGCAGCCAGCTATGTGCTCCCATTGAGGAGACATAGTGAG GGCTTGGCGAATCCTGGCAGGCTGTGTGGGGGGGTATCGATGCCCACCCATGCCCCTGGAGCCCGGTCACATGGAGCCTCCCACCCACACGACGAAGAGATGGACTTGGCCTGGCAGGAACTGATGGCCATCACTGAGCTTCAG GAGTTTGAGGTCCCACATGACAGCCCATATGAAAATATTCAGTACCATCCCATGGAGCTGCCCATCTCTCTGGGAGGTTATGGCATGGCTCAGTCTCACTCTCATACAGAGCCCCTCCCCAGTGGTGGGGAGACAAATCCTGATGCTGCTTATGAGGGATCTTACTCTAAAGTAATGCCAGCTTGCCAACATCAGGCCACCAGGGAAGCAGCAGCAGAGGCACTGTACGGACATTCTGGAAACCATTCTGGAGCCCAGCTGAACCCCAGAGTTCTGAACCCTCTACAGCCCTCGCTGATGGGCCTTCTAGAGCATATGAGTCTGCCGAGCGTCGGTGGTGAGGGGCTTGTTGGAAACGACAATGCTGGCCCCTCTCATGGCCCGGGTCGGTACGTGCTAGGGACAAGTCATGGGCAGAGCAAACACACACCATGCACTATGGATGATCTGGAATCTGACTCTGGCCTATCTCTGGGGTCCAGCCCACCACTAGCCTCACCAGAGGATGCCATGACTTGTGTCCCTGCTTATTCAAGCACAGAGGTTGGTCTGAACTATAGTCACGGGGAGATGGAGAATATGGGTGAGCAAGGTAGGAGAGCTAGCCTCTTTTACTCTGTGGACTATCAGCAGCATCCCAATCACTACTCAGGGATGCACTCCTCTTACTTCCCTGTAACACAACCATCCCAAATGCAACCACAGCCTCACTTCCTGCCTCCCATGTCAATGAAACATCAACAAGGTTCACCCAGTGCCTTGAACGACCGGCATCTTAACAGCTCTGCCACCAGAGAGAGCTCTCCCCAGGCGTTCTATGTAAAACCCAGAGGTAACCCACTTCCTGTCTCTCTGAGCCGGGACGAACGCCGAGCCCTCGCCCTCAAGATCCCTTTCCCTCTAGAGAAGATCATCAACCTACCTGTGGACGACTTCAACGAGCTCCTGACGCAGTACACCCTCACGGACTCCCAGCTCGCCCTCGTCAGGGACATCCGCCGGCGGGGGAAGAACAAGGTGGCAGCCCAGAACTGCAGAAAGAGGAAACTGGAGAACATTGTTTACCTGGAGGGGGAGTTGGGTCAGCTACAGGCACAGAGGGAACACCTGGCCAGGGAGAGGTTGGAGTTCCAACGCAACCTGACTATTGTTAAACACCGCCTCACAGACTTGTATGCGGAAGTCTTTTCTCAGCTCCGGGATGAGGATGGACATCCCTACTCTATAGATGACTACTCTCTACAGCAGACCCCTGATGGGAACGTATACTTGGTGCCTCGTAGTGAAGTGTTGGAGGGAGAATAA